From the genome of Toxoplasma gondii ME49 chromosome XII, whole genome shotgun sequence:
TCCCCTCCCCCGTCTGGTACAAAAACGGGGCCATGTCGGCGGCTCCAGGACATAAAAACAACCAGTTTACACGCTCAGTCGAAACTGCCGCACGCACGAGGCAACTCATATTCCTTTACTACTCTAGGGTGTCAACGTAGCTAAGAGGCACGCTACAGCTAGGCGAGTGTAGTCGGTATACGACGATTCGCATCCTCTCCGCAGCGCCAATCCGCATCAAGGAGGCAGTATATCCCGCTGAGGTCTGGAGAATGGGGAATAGAGACGTGCACCGCTGATAACACATTACGTAACGCAGTGTTGGTGCTCAAGCAATTACTAAACTGCAATGAGTGTTTGACAGTTCACTGGGATCACTCGATTCATGAGAAGGGTTGGACACGCcttgaggagacagaacaggcggccgcggcgcggctgctTCTGTGGCTCTCGGCCGGCAATTGTCCTTAGCCGCATCACCTTTGACTTCATGACTTCTGCGTTATGCCACGAGCATGACTGatgagagacgagacagtgCTTGGTCTGGTAAGTGGCGGCTCTCGTCGTCAAGCTTCTACTTGtgcgccgcctctccacagaCGGCTGTATCTGGAACATCCATCGTCCGGTCTGACGCGAAATCGTGCGTCAAGTTCTTGTTAACGAGATGGACGAAGTGCGGATGTGCCCGACAACACGGAACCTGTCGCATGCCAAAGGCAAAAGAGCGCCTGAACAGCGATGTTTCGACGGAAAAAGGCAAGCGAGTGTTGGGAGGCACTAGATCCTCAACCACCGACCATACAGCGAACGAGGCCTCTCTCCGACTTCTTTGGTAATCGAATGTGCGCAGCGGAACCCGCCATCGCCAGCATGTGTATGGGAATGAAAAAGACGACGCAACACGAACTCGCTGAAATCGAAATTCGCTCTACGGACACGCCTAAACTTGCACAGTAGTCATATGTATCGTGGCTGTGGTCCAGGATTTTCGAAACTGTTtaagagagcagagaagggcATTTCGGATGTTATCTTTATCCAGGATGCCGCAGTGTTGGATAAGGCGGCCGATGCGTACAAAGGTGAGGATGACACATTCATTCGAACAGCGGAAGGGGGGCGCCACTCGAATAACATGGTCGTCCACAGGTCTGATTGGGGGCAGGGACCACAGAAGGCTTCAAAAGAAGTCGCGCAGACTGCAGGCTTCGCAAGAGGCCTCTCTTACGGTGCTGCGGCAGCCGCCAACTTCAGCGTGAGTGGAACATTCCATAGGCACCAAAAGATAGTCCACATTCGGGGCGGCAAAACCAGTAAAAGACGGCACAGCTGTATCCACTGGCTTTCCGGCACCTGGCagtgcgtctctctctctctacgcACGCCAAGTCGTCTCCATTGTGTTTTCTTTGGTGTGCCCCAGGACGGAGCAGGAAACAGATTTCGTGCACACCATCGGGACTGAGGACGCCAAGACCGTTGGCGTTCCTCTTCCCCCAGCCATTTCGCACCATTGGTCTGGAAAGGAACTTCCGGTTTTTTCTGATTCAAATCTTGCAAAGGCTCGGACAGGGAGCGACGAGGAGGCTTCGTTGAGACCGGCAGAGTGGAAACACTGCTGACCAGCCCGTCACCCGAGAGAGCGCAAAGTACGAGCAGGCGGACGACAACACAGCAACTAACTGACGAGCAAGCACAGTGTGTCAGATGCAAGTGCACGTCGACGCAAAAGGAGAAAATAAGGTTTAGGGTGTCGCATGCTGCCTCCATTCAATTCAAAGCCGAAACCTTTGTCAACAGATATTACAGTCGATAGCAGTTGGTACCTGACGCTTTCCAGATGGTTCTCTTGCCGGCGTGCTGGCTGGGCCGGTTCCTTGGAGTCCACCTGCGCCATCGTCCAGCTGTCAAATCGAGCGTCGAGGGAGGCCGTCGCGGACTGGGAAAGAGTCGAGCAAGACCCTGTTCAGCAGTCAGGTGGGTCATTCAAATGTTTCTGCAGCCGCGTTGGCGGCCTGTGGTGACTCCTCTGTACACAATGTGCTGACTGAACCGCGAGGACGCCAGGGCACCTCAACGTCTGTATGCAGTACGTGACAGCCTTGCCAGGTTAACCTCGCATTTACTGTCACAGGCACAGAATGACGAGAACGCATCCTGCGACATCTAGTGCTACAGATCCTAGAAAAGAGAGCGATACATTGGTGCTTCGGCTTGACCAGTCTCATTTCTGCTCCTTACGTAACAGACGAATCCAGAGTTTCAGTCTATCGTATCAGTCAGTGCGTTTGACGGAGACCCGTACGTTCACTGGGTGTACCTCCTAAAGTAAATAGAAGACCAAATCCAATGGCCTGGTGGCAGGTTACTCTTGCAATCCGCGTCTCTAATAGGCCGTGACTTCAAGGAAAAAAACATCGAGACTCGCAGAAGATTTAAACAAAAAGTCATCCATACAAGCGACCGCGCGCTCCCTCTTTCCCTCAGCATCACTTCCTCAACTACGTAGGGGACCCCAAGATAAGAGAATTCTCGGAAGGCCATACTTCGATCAATACAATCGATTAAGCGGCGTGACGTCACAGACATCCTTAATGTAGACGAGGTGGATGATTTGAGACCCTATCAGATCTGAACAGAAGATTATAATACATGACACGACTCCACATGCAACATGTTCGAAACCGGATTTCTAATCGATAACAGAGTCTCACTGGCGCTAGCTCTACGTCCCCTCCCTTCTCAAATTGTGTACATGAGAAATGGAAACCAGCCGTTTTCAGTGGATTGCTTTGTTCCAATTTCAGCTGTTTCTGCCCTTCTCGTTCGCGCTCGTGACGTGCTCCAGTAcctcctgtttctccgttCGAATATGTGGCGTCCTTGACCCGTACAACGCGGCTTGCCTCTTtgttgttttcctttcttcgttccgCGTAAGGTCGCGATCGAAGTTTTTCTTCCCTGCGTCCGATTCTCCTAGTTCCCGCAAATTTTCTCGGTGTGTCTGTTCGTGGTTCCCGGTCCCGcgcttcgttcgcttctttttgACTCTCCTTTGGCATTCACTCTCGATTCAGAGTCGCCACCGCGTATTTGTCAGACGCGATCGGCTGTGTGCGGGCCACTAGGGAAATCCATACACGCTGGCCTACGAGAATGCAAACGAACCACCGCAAAAGAACGCGACAAGCACGCACGTAAGCCGCGTATGAAAACGCCCTGTaggtttgtctctctcgtttgctgCGTTTTTCGCTCACTCCCTCTGGATTGATCCGGACAACTAAAAACAGTAAACTGAATAAGCCAACACTCTTTCAGTTGTCTTGAGCAATCCATTGGGGTGGAGTACACGACTGACAACGAACTAGGTAACTaggttgtctgtatctcagAGTTGGAGTGAAACGTCACTATCCTACTTGAAAGAAGCATGCGATACGGCGACCTATCCAGATAGCGGATTCCGTCGACCTCCGTCCCTCGATTTCTTATTCTGTCCCCTTTACaagtcttctctcgtttttgcaTCTGCTGTCGTCTGTTTTACAGTCTCACCGGATGCTCCAAACGCACCTTCCACTTTCGCCATGTGCGGCCTCTGTTTCACTCCTTTCGACTTCCAGGGCAGAGGCACCGGCAGCATCTTCCCCGTGCGCGGGCACTTGACGAATTCCACAGGCTGCAGAACAAAGTGGACgaaggacgcatgcagctgggTCTGCATTCGCAGCGGCGCCACCCGAGGCACCTCGTTCCTCTTGTTTTTACGCATTTCTCTACATCCTAGTAGACCAAGGGGCTTCTCGGTAAGTGAAGTGCTTTCAGCCCTCAATCGGCCGTCTACCGGTACCCGTCTGTACAGACAAGGCTGCCATGTTGAGGCAGTGCTTGCCGCTTTCGACCTATGCATGGATCTCCTTTCCGCATGTGCTTCTGTGCGGCTGTTGCAACACACACGCTTGTGTTCTCTGAGTAATCTTCGACTAATTCGCCAGCATGCCTTTTCCCGATGCTGACACAGCAGCGAGCTACGACAAGCAGCAGGAAAGACGAGGGGGCCAGCAgccggaagagaaaagaaggcgccgTCGTGTGTTGGAAGCGCTTTAGTGGAATCAAGCAGACCGGTTTGATTTGGCGCCTCTCGGAAGAAAGCAAACGCAAGCGCCTGAAAGAGCGCACCTGGTAGAAGGACTCTCCGGTTTCTATAGAAATAACATATCGGTGAAGAGGACAACGAATGCACGCCTGAACACAGAAAATGAAAATCGACAGAAATCGTCGCTCAGTAAAAGACGCACTCCCCGATACCTACCACGACAGGCAGTCGAGCCAAACAGCAACTGTATCTGCTTGTTTGTCGATGTACGCATGGAGCCATGCATATGGATTAACAGTTTTGAAAGGGTTTACCAGCATACATCCGTTGGCATGCGTGTATGCGCACTGAGAtaggaagaaaaaggagagacccACAGATGCATGCCTACGTTCAAGAGACGAGCGACCGACACAGTGAGAAGTTTTCAGGTGGTCCAGCAGGTCTGAGCACAGCGCTGCGCGACAGCGTCAATGCCTGCAAAATCCACCCCACGAAATGCCGCATATACTTTTCTCCCGTGGTTCTGCGGTAGAGGGTGTCTGATTAAATTGAAGTGCTGTTGAACGAAACTTCAAGTTTGTCTAGCTACGCAAGGTGCCAGTGTGCCAAAGCCACATACGCGGACATCTAGACACATGTGTACATGCTACCCTAGAACTGGACGcatatctgtctgtctatctatatatctatatctatatctatatctatatatatatacatttatatatacaggTAGGGACATACGCATTTACATTTATATTTATAGAAATACACGTTTCTATACTTTATACGTTCGTTGTCTACTCACTTGGCCAGAAACCTCCTCAATATCCACAGCTTGCTGCGGAGATTCAACACGCAAACGCAACACATTCGAAGATCTATAAGACGGTAAAACGGAATCGAGGTCCCACCGGAAGCGAGGCTAGACTCGCTTGCGCATCTCTGCCCTTCGCCCAGGACCAGAACATGCCAAATGGAGAAAAGCGTGGAAGCAACAAACTCTCGGGAAATGGGGAAAAGCGTCGCATCTCTGCACGCACTGACCGCACGAGAGTAGTCAGGCGTGCAAAGCCAGCAGTCGCGGAGTGGGAGGAGATgtacagaaagaaaagaaaagcggaCGATCGAGatacagaggagaagcgagagagagacatacaagaagagcaaaaggccaaaaaggacgagagacggagaggctgACAAAAGGAGgacagagagcaagaagCGCCGTACCTCGAGTGCACCGCCTGCGTGGTAGCAGTTGGCGTCCACTGCGAATGGTGTGTTTTTGCAGATCCAGACAGCGACTgaagagaacagacacagaaagcagaagcgacgaaacCTGAGCAAACACTACACGGCGAAGAAACTGTTTGAAAGCAGAAGAtaaaagaacagaaaacggcGTTCAGAcgccgagacgaagagaagagcaaggaagacgaaggcgtgaagagggacgaagacgaactcAGAAAAATGTTTAGAATCCAAAGGAAACAACCAaggaggaagcaacgacGAAGGAAACTCATTACCTGGTTGTTCGTCGATGACCATGCGCCGCGGTCGCCGCTGCACCTACAGAGAGACAtagggaagaaacgagcgagaggaaaaaaggagtCCTCTATTCCTGTTTACGCAGTCACCGTCCTACTAGGAGAAACTGCAAATGCTCAAGGGATGCCCAGTCCAATGCACATACACCTTGTCCGTTTATATTATCGCatgcgcgtgcatgcgcatccGTCATAGtcacttgcatgcacatacgCACCCATCATAGTCGCATTGATATAGATGCGCACAATTACACATTCACAAGCACTCACGAATAGAACCTTACACATGCATACTCGCATGCAGCTACACACTCACGCGTATACATACTCGCACGCGGGCATGCTATTACCTGGCAtacgcacatgcagagacactcaAGTATCGCTGGAAATGAATGCAGAGATGCACCTTTTTTATGGGTTGTGTTTCTGTCCAATCATTGCCGCCAGAGAATCCATCCTTGACACCATCGTCAAGCTTCATTGAATCTTCAAAGCCTTTTTCGCTTTCAAGAGTCTGGGTTTGAACTCAAATTTGCCTGCATGTGCATagaggtgtacatacacatgaAAGACTATCTGTTAGGAACATGCTTCTCGCAACAAAAGCATCCACGTATACACAGGGAGACTCACCTCTTCAATGCTGAACGCCGCGTACCAGACCCGGCCGTCGGCGTCAACCTGCGTCTCCATTTTTGTTCGTCTTTTTCCGCGTTTTTCCCCCAAGAGAAAGTCAGAAGATTCCCTCTGCCCTTGTCCTCGCTTAGACTTCTCGGGTCTTGAAGACACACGGATGCCTTGTGATCGCTTCTGTCACACTTGGATCCCGTTTTCTGTGCACGTCcctctttcgttttcacTTTGTgagcggcgaagagagaaagaggaagacaccTTCGCCACTCCCGTAGTCCTTCTATAAGAAGAGAGGTGTACACCGATCATAAAAAACTTGGCAAGTTCGCCTAATTCCAGTCGGACGCGCAGTTGACGAATCGAGGAGAATCCCTTCAATCATTCAAAGTCTATCCCGAAAGCCAACGTCTAGATGATACACCCCAGTCTCCATGAAACGCCACCTGCTGGCCACTGCATTCTTCGGAGATTCCTGCCGCGGCTGCCCAGCCAGCGGAGGCGACGAACCTCAGAACAACAAACAATGGGAACTGAAAGGAAAAAGTGACAAAAATAATAAgtggaagaacaggagacagggaggcaAGCGGATACGTGGCGAATGTGTCTGAAGACTGTCCTGTTTGCTGTCACTCAAGAAAtcgctcttcttcagtgAGAGCAAGCTCCTCTTCACCTTTTACGCTTGTGGTAGCTTGCCGCTAAGGAAATAGCACGAGACAACGGGGCAGTagacaagaaagacgagaaagcagaccCGCAGGCATCCATCTGCTAGTTTTTACATCAGTGCGTGTCTCCGTGAAGTCCAAATGCAACGATTCCGCATGTACACATTATAattgtacatatatatgtgaatatgCATCAGAGCAAGAGAATAATTTGACGGAGGTGCACATATCTGTGGTGAAACGGTTCACAGTCATTCTCTCGGCAGAAGGGAAAGCCGAGGAGGAACATTCCCTGTTGGGAGACGCCAGCATCTCCACAATTATCTTGCACATCTGGACGACAACCGACGACCTCCCGTATATGCAGCTAGAGCATGCGTGTAGAATGATTAACAATGGACACAGCGACTTGCCTGTTTTCgatgagagagacagagagataaaAAAAGATCATCTCTGAGAAAAAGCGATAGGTTTTTGGACCACGGCTTCACGCCGCTTTGCGTGGCGGGTAAGCTTggttttgcatgcacgcgaagCAACCCATGACACAGACGTTTTCAGCCGGCCGTGTTCGCGGGAAGAGACTTGAGCAAGGACTCCGAAACCTGTTTGATGAATCACTTCCTGCCACTTCACAAGCTTTCATGGGTGTCTCTTGACGCGTCGAGATTGATTGAGGGGACTACTCCGAGTGATACCTCCCGGGAAAGTGTCGATTTTCCACGAATGCTCTCGCGCTCCATCGAGTTTCTCGATCCCGAGTGCCATGGGCACCCCGGAGGTTCTGCACCGCATGCATACTGGGAAGGCTTATTTTCCGCTTTCTCGATCTTGCAGTTTTCAGGGGaaacgagaacagagactCCTTGGGGTCAGGGTGGTTGTGTCTGGGTATTTTCCGTCTTTCACGGACCGTGCCTCCCTGGAAGAGGCCTTGTAAGAAGCCTCCTAACCGCGAACCCGTTGCTGGGCTTCTGCCACCAACCTTTTTCCTGATTCCATTTCTGGTTTACAGCGTTGCTTTTTGCTCACGTTTCAACCATTTTCCGTGCACCTTTGAAGCGGTTCATTCCCCAACTCCCCCATCTGG
Proteins encoded in this window:
- a CDS encoding rieske [2fe-2s] domain-containing protein (encoded by transcript TGME49_251390) produces the protein METQVDADGRVWYAAFSIEEVQRRPRRMVIDEQPVAVWICKNTPFAVDANCYHAGGALEQAVDIEEVSGQACIRCPLHRYVISIETGESFYQPVEFVKCPRTGKMLPVPLPWKSKGVKQRPHMAKVEGQRVWISLVARTQPIASDKYAVATLNRE